The Lolium rigidum isolate FL_2022 chromosome 2, APGP_CSIRO_Lrig_0.1, whole genome shotgun sequence genomic interval CAACTAGTACTTCTTTAGTAAGCCAAGTAGCTCTCTAGGTAGAGCTAGTACTAGGTCTAGTTTACTAGTTGTTCTTCTAGAGTTTATTGCAATTTTATCTCATTGtagagtaggaggttgtgttgattttTTCTAAAGAGTCTGTGTAATCTTATATACATGCCTTGGATCGCACGAATGTAATACTAGTGAACCGATATTTTATTTATGTTATGTCGGCGACTTGTATACTTTACAACATGCAGTAGTATGATAGGCCACCTCGTGCCCATCTATATTAGGCAAGACCACGACTTGAAGCCGACTTTctttttgcgaaacacaatacAATCAAAGACGGTCATACGCGCACATAATCTCTATACTAGGCAAGACCAGCAAGACTTGAAGCAGATTCTTTTTTGCGAAACaaggtacaatcaaagacgctccaaTCGTCGTCCAGCCTCCGGGCACGACCGCGCGCGACCAGGTCCGGCCCGCGCTCCCGGCCAGCCGTCCACCCGCGCAAAGACAGAAAACAGGAGCCGCTCGATCCCCAATTCCCAGATGGCAATTTCCACTCGGCGCCGTACCCTTGAGTCCTTGCCGCGCGGGGCTCGGGGCGGAATAATCCACCGGATTCCAGGGATCATTCCCGGAGATTCCACCCGCAGAGACAGCGCAGGCTTTCCACTCATGGCCGTGGGCCCCCACGTGCCACTTGGCATCTACTCCTAGTATTATTTTCCAAGATCCGGATGCTTTTGCACGACCGCCCTTGCCGATGCTCCTATTTCCGCTCGCGCTCTCACCAAGGCGAATGCTTCCGTGATGCGAGATGCCGGGGTCTATTTATCGCTAATCTACCCGGCTTATCCGTTTCCTTTCCGGCGATAGGGACGTTTCGACCAGGAAATAACGTCGCGCGGGCGGGGACTGACGCAATAGTGTTGCGTGCATTGCATCGTCAAGATTTCATTTCATTTCCTTTTCTTCTCATCGATCTCGTGCGTACACAAGGCTGGATTACACTGCAGGTTTCTGCACTAGTACGTACCAGCCATGACCGACCATGATCCGTCGCTGCCTTGCGGGACACCGTACGTTACGTACGCGGGGATTCAAATCAAAGTTGGCAAACGGGAATTGATCCTTTTTTCGCAATGACTGTAGAGCGTCCGTGTTTCGCATACAAACAAATACCTCTTTTCTACCCTCTCCCTTTTATAGCTACGGTCGGAACCGCATGCTCCCCGTTATTTCTGCCCTGGAAATTGTGGTCGAATTGATTATTTTCTATTAATTTTTTCATAAAAACAACGATACCGGCCTAAGCCAAGATTATCACGAGCTGCTATCAAGTCTCACAATAGTTAATATGACATCTCCATCAAACCAAAAAACATGACTACGTTACCACTAGCATCATGCATTTCTTTTCACACCATAATAAACGTGTGGCGACTTTATAGAATAAAGTGAGAACAAGATCAAACATACAGTGTAGAGGGAATATAGTGATGTCAAGAACATACCCCACACAACCCGCGCCATAACTCTTGTTGCTAATTTGGATGTATTTATGTGCAAAAGGTTCCGGAACAGATGGAGTATATATATATTAGTAAAAAGTAGGTTATTTGGTCTAAATATTAGCATACTTACAACACTTAGTTCAGTGTTGGCCTATGGTTTGGGGGATCCTGGATCTGCCACTCTCTCTACTAACATGATTCAAGAGTTAGTGGATAAAAGGattgtatgccgcacctagaggggggtgaataggtgctacccaatttttagttccttttcaatttaggcttcacacaaaggtaaattctctagatatgcaactatgtgaatttacctatatgacaaggtcaacgactaagcaagatatagctacgcaatatataggagagatAATAGGATAgaagtaaccgagagtggagcacgcagagacacggagttgattctcgtagttcccttcctttgcaaaaaggtgcgtctacgttcggaggagtaTGGTCgatacgaaagccagaccaacgccacgaaggcttcactcaggtctcatgtgagcaccgccacgaaggcctagcccacttccactaagggatttcctcgaggcggaaaccgggactttacaaggttcttggggcaccacaaccaaattggaggctcccaaatctgtaacaacacaacaatcaacaagaatacatcaacaacaaacaactagggatccaaagaggaacactagcaagagggccctcaacaaAATGAGGGGAAAATGCAAATCGGTTCGGTGAAGATgttgatcggggtcttctccttcgattctccaaagcacaagggatttgggtggttgagggaggagatctgacgattttggtgttcttggtggctcaacaatggtggaggAAGACTTTAGGGTTTGAGCCGGCTTCCAAGGTAGGGGAAAGGTCCTTTTTACACCCCACCagcttttctgcccgttggaatGGTATCGGCGGCAGTGTCGGCCCTGagacggcggcagtgccggccaagaCATAGGGTTCAGCTGGTCGACATGGCAGGCCagcagtgccggggtgcatccaccggcagtgccggcccaacTCAAGCGACAGTGCCGGCCAGGGAAACTACAACTTCatcatttttcttcctttttgagtggaTCGAGATTATCAGATGATATCTTTTATTTATTTGTCACTCACTTAGCACATAGTTagattgtcaccggtgttgttaacaaacacacaaaaccttaGAGATCATGAAATTCTCTTTCAGTGGAGACACTAATAACACACACACAACCAAGCCAAATGTACATAGGCAATCAAACTTCAAAAATACAAATTAATTTTAAGAAACAAAAGATGATTTAACTTTTTTAGAAAAAGTAATTATGTATATGCATTTGTAATTTCAACCATTTATGGCTATGGAGGATTATCCAAACCAAACATGAGAACTAGCATcatgtatttatttatttttgaaacgGTAGCATCATAATTTCATGAAAAGGATTTTCGTTACATTTATTATCTGAGTTAATATTACAAATCCAAAAATATTGTGTTAGGTTTCACAAAACCTCAACCGAACTGTTTATATCAGAAAATATCAAAGTTCTGTGTAAATAGTTTGAATGACTAAAATTTCACAACTTAGTCACTTTGACTCCCTGACCCCACAAGTCAAATGTCACGTGGTGGAAGAGGTGGTTTTCTTCTTATTTTATGCAGTCTGAATTGTTTGTAAGTTCCTCCATTATTTAACTTCTAGCCAAAATTTACTTAAAAACTGAAAAAATAGCAATACAAGCTACAAACAATGAGTTAACTGATTCTTTTAGCTAATCTTGCCTATCCTTTTGGAAACTTCCAATGTTTTTGTAACGCTCTACCAAAATGTATGCAGATTTTTTTTAATCTGATAAAACATCCCGTGGTTCAATCTATATATTCATCTATGGGTAAACTTACAAGCGGTACGGCTCTACTCTGGTTGGATCATAAGGCAGTCTCTGCCAGCTGAGACGTGATTGGTGGGATGAACTTGTCGAAAACGGTGCGAGGCTGATGAAATCATGAGATTTGAGCTCTATGAACCAACATACTTGAAAAGTTGTTGTTCTCTGATAATTATTCACTTGTTTTTTTTGAAACACTAATTCCAGCAGGTGTGATTTTGTGGTATTTGCTCTTGTTATTTCTCTAGTCAATTGTACAAAATTCAAATTATTTCCCTACGAAACGTCACAGCACAGCATCTTTATGAGGTAGTTCGTGTACTCTTGTTTcctatggtggtcaacatggcATGGCTCACGACCGTCCAGCCGTTCACCCACGCATCCTCGTATTGTTTTGTGTATTCTAAGGTGGCAAGGTTCGACGAAGACACATTGGGTCGAATGGAGTACGAGGTTGATCAGACAAAGCTTACTGTCTAAGTCTAAAATATATACACGGGTATTTTTTTCCTACAGGCATATTCGACAGAAGTAATGCAAGCATATTCCACGCAAGTACTCCAATAGTGTAGGTTTCTCGTGCAGGCTTGACCTAATCATTGTCCCTCTCACTTTTTTCCTCCAAACCCCTCAAACTCTTCCACCCGTCACCACAACGAGCCCCTCCAAATTCCCACATCATCAGAATTCAGAAACAACCAAACACGCATAAAACACgcgacaacaaccaccaccaccgccgtcccCAACCTCCCTCCAAAATTCCAGCTCTGTCTCCCGGCCGCGACCGCGCCAGCCAGCTCGGACCTCTCTCCTCCGTCCCTCCATTCCCTCTCCGCCCCTCGCCAATTTTAAACGCGAGCCACCCCTGCCCACCCACTCGCCTCCCaattccgccgccgccccccgcgCGCAGGCGATGGCGGCGTCCACGGCGTCGCCGCGGGCGCGCTCGATCCGGGAGACGGTGCTGGAGAGCGTGGCGGCGTACCACCACCAGCAGCGCAtgcgccgccgcttccgcaaGAGCCTCTCCTACGCCGGCGAgctctccgccgccggccgcgccgtctcctcccctccgcctccgccgcctccttcgccgccggccccgacgacgacgacgaacagCCCttctgggaggaggaggagggcaccGTCGAGCTCGTGCAGCTCGGCGCCAACCGCGCCAAAAACGTCCTCATCCTCATGAGCGACACCGGCGGCGGACACCGCGCATCCGCCGAGGCCATCAAGGACGCCTTCCGAATCGAGTTCGGCGACGACTACCGGGTAAAATTCATTCCCCTCCCTTCGCCAATCCAACCTCCTCCCCGTCAATTCTAAATAATTCGCTGGAATTACTAATTTCCAATCTCTCGATTCGATTCGATTCGATTCGTTCGAGCGGCCGCCCCATAACCTAATAATAATGGGGCTTCGATTTCGAAATTTTGGGGGCAGGTCTTCGTCAAGGACCTCTGCAAGGACCACGCCGGCTGGCCGCTCAACAACATGGAGAACTCGTACAAGTTCATGGTGAAGCACGTGCAGCTATGGAAGGTGGCCTTCCACGGCACATCGCCCAGATGGGTCCACAACTTCTACCTCGCCGCGCTCGCTTCGTTCTACGCCAAGTAAGCAGAATGTTCCTCTTCCATCATGCCCAGTTGATTACTTCCTACTGCAACGCTTTCTCTTGCTTCACGCGCAGCTTCTTCGGGATTATAACCAAACAAACAAACAATTCGATGTGGTTTTCGTTGTCACGCCACACTGCGAATTTGCTGTCATTGGCTGGTGGACTGCGAATCCCTTTACCTAGTTGCAGATTTTCTAATGGATCAGCAGTTTTGTCACCACCCTTCGCACTATGAATATTTTATAATGCCAGATCTCACCGATTCATATCGCGCTGATAATTTTATAAGGCCTACTCCTGTCTTGACTAGAAATATCTGTCCTAAATTCGCTgtcatgtgatgtatggaatttgGGATATGCTGTTTAAATACTGGCATTGAGGTCAGATATTCAACCATGTTGACCAGTTCAGGCTGCGCTTATGGGTTTTTCAGGGCATAGAACTCGACAGGGTACTAGCATTTCAAAAAATTCAATTTGGGGCGTGGTGTTCTAGGAGGTCACTAGAATGATTGCATTGCATTGCTGCCACCCTGTGAGCATCATTTTTAAGTGCTTGACATCAACATATGCTTCCCCAACTGCCAGTCTGTCCTGGCTTATTGTTTCCAGATCATGCCAGACATTATAGACCACAATGACACTATGGAATATGCGATCTGATTAGTTCTTGGATTTCCGTTTTCTATACTTCAAACCACCATCCCTGCGTACCAATTAGGGCTCGTTCGGTTGTAATGGAATGAATCCAAACTTGGATTTGAGCCTGACGGGGATTTGGTTGATCCCTGTGCTCCACCCAATCCCTTTGGGACCAATTATCCTAATCCATGCTTTACTTTTTTCGTTCGATTCTCCCAGATCTGGCAGCAAATCCCCGCACGGAAACAGCACAAACGGAGCATCATCATTATCTCGCTCTCGTGGAAAAAATTCCACGCGTCACGCGGGGAGATAATTTTTCCAGACCCAGACAGAGAAAAATTGACGGGATGGGCTGGGCTGTAATACCGGCCGGGGATAAACGAAGAGCTTAGATTTGCTGGGCTGGAAAATTTACTCCGCCGGGCTGGACAGCCGGGATTGGGCCACAATCCAGACCAATCCAGGCCGATCCCTGCTTGTTAGGGAATAAACGAACAAGGCCTTAGCAGTTTAAAAATCAACTTGAGTTGGTACTTCTAATGTTTGCTCTGCTTAGATGCTGTCATTGCTAATATGTGTTGACAGTTATGTATGGTACTATGATCTGATTACACTACACGGTTACATTATAATGCTGTGCATTATAATGCTGGTATCACTTCGAAAGTTGGCCTACAATCTGCGTTCAATGATCCATACGTTAAACTttgtctcttcatgaagttgtttttttctgaatgttttctTGTTTATGGGTGAAGGAAGGTTGAGGCTGGATTGAAGAAGTACAAGCCAGACATAATAATCAGTGTCCATCCCCTCATGCAACACATTCCTCTATGGGTACTCAAATGGCAAGGTCTGCAGAATAGAGTAGTCTTCACGACCGTCATCACCGACCTCAACACTTGCCACCCGACATGGTATGTTCATCTATCGATAAGGGGAAAccctggatactgttttattttcAGGAAAATCACTGTTTTTGAGGCACAGTGATAGAGTTAAAATCTTGTAACAAATAATATGCAGGTTCCATCCTAATGTGAATAGATGTTACTGCCCATCAGAAGAAGTAGCCAAGAGGGCAGCACTGGATGACCTACAACCTTCTCAGATCCGTGTGTTTGGTCTTCCTATTCGACCATCATTCTGTCGTGCTGTTCTTGTTAAGGTATATACCCTTAGTTAACATTAGGGCTGCTGTTACATGTTTCGAAGCCTACCGctttaattttttatattttttttctttcagaaTATTACGGGTTCACTTGTTGTATTTATTCTGTTGTTCTCTTATCTATTTGGGCTGTAGCCAAGTACTGTGTATTTAAGTGCCAAATATTGTGTACCCTAAAATGTAAAACATTCTGGTCTGTATTTTCCGCGGACAAACAAATGTATCTGTACACTGGTGTGGGTCTTAATGCAAATTCTTACTACTCGCTTTCCAACTAACATGCTTTTAACCAATTACTCATCAGGATGATTTGCGGAAGGAACTTGAATTGGATCCTGAGCTACCTGCAGTGTTGCTGATGGGAGGTGGAGAGGGCATGGGTCCTGTAAAGAAGACCGCAAAAGCCCTTGGAGAGGTATTGTTTGACCAAGAGCTGGGAAAACCTATCGGGCAGCTTGTTGTCATCTGCGGTCGGAACAAAACACTGAGCTCCTCATTGCAGGCTCTTGAATGGAAAATGCCAGTAAAGGTATAGACAGATGTTACGTTTTCGGTTCTTTTTAAAGATTCAACTTGGTTTTTACATACTCCAGACAAGGCGGACATTTGTGTTGATTCTTTTTTCTTCGTTAACAAAAGATTAGGGGATTTGAGACCCAAATGGAGAAATGGATGGGGGCTTGTGATTGCATTATAACCAAGGTATATATATTCTTAATCCGTCTCGATTACTGGCGTGCTGCTTCCTTTGAAGGTTCTTTGGAACTCATACTTTCGCTTTTTTGTTGTTATTTTGGTTGAATAGGCTGGACCAGGTACCATTGCTGAAGCTTTGATTAGAGGGCTTCCTATCATCCTCAATGACTTCATACCTGGACAGGTCTGTGTTTACTAAATCATTACGGTTCATATTTTTGCAATAAGCATTCAAAGTATATGTATTTATAACACTACAGCGAACTGAAAAGCCTTACAGTTCACAGGTCAAAATAGTCTGCTACATTTCTAAGCATTCGAAGTTCGTGCTCAGTCAAGTCCTACACTGTTAGATTTGCTTCGTTATTCGTGATAGTTATCACTTGCAACATGAATTGCAACTGAAATTTGATGACATCATTTGACTGAGAACGCCACAACCCTTTTTTTAAAAACATCATCAGCATAAATTGTTTGGATTAATAATAGTATAAGTTGACCATGGGTTGCAATGCCATGCGTGTTATGGTTATTGTCTCCCATACTTTTTCCTATGTGTCATCTTTACCAATCTGAAGACAGTCCTCACTAGCTTTATTCTAATGAGTAGTTGATGGTTTTGTACAATGTTATTATAGAATTTATTACCAACTTCTCCTCAGACTAATACagtaaacaaaatggcctggcatTGATTTCGTGCAACCTACAACTTGCAATAGTTGTGCTTCTTTCTGGATAGCTGGTGGTCGACACCAAACAATATCATCTAACATAAGTCTGTTTTCTTGCATCCAGGAAGTTGGGAATGTCCCTTATGTGGTGGACAACGGTGCAGGCGTGTTCTCCAAAAGTCCCAAGGAAACTGCCACGCTGGTTGCCCATTGGTTCGGTCCAGGCAAGGATGAGCACAAGAGAATGTCAGAAAACGCATTGAAACTGGCCCAGCCGGAAGCTGTGTTTGACATCGTCAGAGACATCCACGAGCTCTCTCAGGAGCAAGGGGTGAAAGCTCAGATCTCCAGCTCGTTGACATCATCCTTCTTCATATCATCTCCTGACATAAACCCAAGCGAGATCCTTCTTTGAAGCCTTGAAGCCGTGTACATAGCTAGAGttgcaacatctctttgcgctttgcATATGCCTACAGTGTTATCCTTGAAAAGAAACGAGAAGGAAAGGAAAGGAAAATCTGGCAAGTGATGCAGCCTGTTTTTGTTTCATCTGTTGCTGTGCGATTCTGCTTCGGGTAGTTTCTATGGGCTCGTTTGACTGACAACTGCTCCTGTGTAATACCGTGTTCTTGTAAATCTGTGAGAAAAAATGATTCGTTGAACACCATTCTTTACCGTTCCCTCGTTGCACAGGGGGCGTCACTGGTTGGCTTGTAAAGCAAACTTCAGTTTTGTGGATTGAATTTGTTTTTTTACATGTAAATTATGTTAGTGCGCCATTGGGTCAGTGTAAGAAGTGTATGATATGATGGCAGATGGTGTGAGTGGAACTCTTTGGTTTTGGTGAAGATAGTGAGTGATGTACATATATGTTCCCTTGGTTGATTGGGTGTTGTGAGTCCTTAACAGTAGCATATATCTTGTGAGGTGTGATGCGTAGAGTAAGTATATCACGGTTTCCTACCAGCTACCAGCCAAGGCTGTCATATGGGTGGGTGGCAGCCAGAAACTGTTCTTTATCTCACTGCTATAACCATATCAGGGCAAAGCATTGGGTAGATCTGGCTGGTTTCTCATCTTGTCCGAGCCACAAACTGTTGGAGGCTATACATCAGATTGGATCTTGAAAAGGCAAAAGCTGTTACATCTATACCTAGCAGGAGCACTGCTTGAAGATCCAACAGCAACTTCACTGCGACCGTTTGCATCGGTATGTATATGTTGATGTTCGGTGGATCCTGATGCTACTATCTCCTGCTTTTTGGTATTGCGCAGTGCAGGTCTCAGCCGCATGAAGTGCGACGAGGGGCCAGGGACCTGTCCTGGCAATGATGAAAAATGTCACCGCCACTCGAACAACTTTTGGTCATTTTACATGACAAAAGGCGTCGAATGCATCACGATGTCGATGATGAGGGAAAGAAAGAAGGCTGCGCTTTTTCAGGTATATATCTAGCGCAGTCTTCTGGTGCCGCTGTGTCTGCTGC includes:
- the LOC124693403 gene encoding LOW QUALITY PROTEIN: probable monogalactosyldiacylglycerol synthase 3, chloroplastic (The sequence of the model RefSeq protein was modified relative to this genomic sequence to represent the inferred CDS: inserted 1 base in 1 codon) encodes the protein MAASTASPRARSIRETVLESVAAYHHQQRMRRRFRKSLSYAGELSAAGRAVSXPSASAASFAAGPDDDDEQPFWEEEEGTVELVQLGANRAKNVLILMSDTGGGHRASAEAIKDAFRIEFGDDYRVFVKDLCKDHAGWPLNNMENSYKFMVKHVQLWKVAFHGTSPRWVHNFYLAALASFYAKKVEAGLKKYKPDIIISVHPLMQHIPLWVLKWQGLQNRVVFTTVITDLNTCHPTWFHPNVNRCYCPSEEVAKRAALDDLQPSQIRVFGLPIRPSFCRAVLVKDDLRKELELDPELPAVLLMGGGEGMGPVKKTAKALGEVLFDQELGKPIGQLVVICGRNKTLSSSLQALEWKMPVKIRGFETQMEKWMGACDCIITKAGPGTIAEALIRGLPIILNDFIPGQEVGNVPYVVDNGAGVFSKSPKETATLVAHWFGPGKDEHKRMSENALKLAQPEAVFDIVRDIHELSQEQGVKAQISSSLTSSFFISSPDINPSEILL